In Brassica napus cultivar Da-Ae unplaced genomic scaffold, Da-Ae ScsIHWf_2452;HRSCAF=3165, whole genome shotgun sequence, the genomic window CCGACGACCAGAGGAGACTCCTTCTCTTTCCCGCACACCTCCAAACCAACAACACACCTACCGTTGACTCTCTCCGCGTCACGCTCCGACACTTCTCACTCTGATGCCGCCTCCGCCGCAGCCAAGAAGGAGCTTATCAAAGACCCCGATGCGCTCTGGAAACGCTACCTCGACTGGCTATACCAGCAGAAGGACATTGGACTGTACCTCGATGTCAGCCGCGTCGGGTTCACTGACGAGTTCGTGGTCGATATGGAGGAGAGATTCAAATCTGCGTTTAAGGCTATGGAGGAGCTTGAGAAAGGGTCTATAGCGAATCCGGATGAAGGGAGGATGGTTGGTCATTACTGGCTTAGGAACTCTGGTCTCGCTCCTAGGCCGGGTTTAAAGACGTTGATCGAGAACACTCTTGATTCGATCTGTAGTTTCGCTGATGACATAGTCTCTGGCAAGGTTTATACTTGATCACGCCTTGCAATGCAGAGTCTTTACTTAGCTCACTGTTTGAATCTTGTTTGGTTGCTTGCTTGACAGATAAAGCCACCATCTTCTCCTGCGGGTCGTTTTACTCAGATACTCTCTGTAGGCATTGGAGGCTCTGCTCTTGGGCCTCAGTTTGTTGCTGAAGCTTTAGCTCCTGATAATCCTCCGTTGAAGGTATCTGATTCTTGGCTTTGTCTGATTCAAAGAGTCTAATTTGTTGTGTACTATATTGAAAGTCtcagtttttgttttggtttactTGTTATgactcttctttattttttgactGTTGATAGATAAGGTTTATTGACAACACCGACCCTGCGGGAATAGATCATCAGATCGCACAACTTGGGCCGGAGCTTGCCTCAACTTTAGTAATTGTCATCTCAAAGGTGTGTGTACTTTATTCAGCTGTGTGCATAGACTGTTTATATGATACTACTTGGTCCTGATATTGGTGAGTATGACTTTTTTGCTAGAGTGGAGGTACTCCTGAAACTAGGAATGGACTATTGGAAGTACAGAAAGCATTTCGTGACGCTGGTCTGAACTTCGCAAAACAGGTTTTGATCTCAGGTCTTTCTTATGGATCATTGGACTACCTTCAGATGTATTTGCATATGATTAGCTTCAACTTCTTCCCAACTGTAGTTCATCAGCAGCAACTTCTCGATGTATGCTTATGCAGGGTGTTGCAATAACACAAGAGAACTCGTTGCTGGATAACACGGCGAGAATTGAAGGTTGGTTAGCTAGATTTCCTATGTACGACTGGGTGGGTGGAAGAACATCAGTAATGTCTGCGGTTGGTCTGCTTCCAGCAGCACTACAGGTAAGTACTGATACATAATGCTTAGACTTAGTAGGATCATTAGGTGCTTTATGTATGTTAATGAACTATCATCGTATAGGGGATTGATATTAGAGAGATGCTTGCTGGTGCTGCTATAATGGATGAGGCTACTAGGACAAATTCTGTAAGTCTTAGTTGTTGTAGCTTATGTATGAACTGCTTCATTGAAGATTATGAACCATATCACATGGTTGGGTTTTCTGACTCGCCTGTTAATTTCTTTCAGCTCAAGAATAACCCTGCAGCGCTTTTAGCAATGTGTTGGTACTGGGCTTCTGACGGTGTTGGTTCCAAGGTATTTTTCCTCAATTCTCTCAA contains:
- the LOC106442156 gene encoding LOW QUALITY PROTEIN: glucose-6-phosphate isomerase 1, chloroplastic (The sequence of the model RefSeq protein was modified relative to this genomic sequence to represent the inferred CDS: inserted 1 base in 1 codon), with the protein product MASLSTLYSSSPSLKQSTVKAFTSPPTTRGDSFSFPHTSKPTTHLPLTLSASRSDTSHSDAASAAAKKELIKDPDALWKRYLDWLYQQKDIGLYLDVSRVGFTDEFVVDMEERFKSAFKAMEELEKGSIANPDEGRMVGHYWLRNSGLAPRPGLKTLIENTLDSICSFADDIVSGKIKPPSSPAGRFTQILSVGIGGSALGPQFVAEALAPDNPPLKIRFIDNTDPAGIDHQIAQLGPELASTLVIVISKSGGTPETRNGLLEVQKAFRDAGLNFAKQGVAITQENSLLDNTARIEGWLARFPMYDWVGGRTSVMSAVGLLPAALQGIDIREMLAGAAIMDEATRTNSLKNNPAALLAMCWYWASDGVGSKDMVILPYKDSLLLFSRYLQQLVMESLGKEFDLDGNTVNQGLTVYGNKGSTDQHAYIQQLREGVHNFFATFIEVLRDRPPGHDWDLEPGVTCGDYLFGMLQGTRSALYANGRESISVTIEEVTXRSVGALIALYERAVGLYASLVNINAYHQPGVEAGKKAAAEVLALQKRVLSVLNEASCKDPVEPLTLDEIADRCHAPEEIEMIYKIIAHMSANDRVLIAEGSCGSPRSVKVFLGECNVDDMYA